The Euphorbia lathyris chromosome 8, ddEupLath1.1, whole genome shotgun sequence genome has a window encoding:
- the LOC136201992 gene encoding exopolygalacturonase-like, with product MLSTLLTILIVLSSVEVKAKAPVTPGEAGAKGGGGGDITKFGAKPYADCTQAIMNAWKEACAAEGSGVVTVPEGTFVTGPVTMTGPCKGEMTFNLDGTLEAPPKLATQGWISFDHVDKLRVTGTGTLDGRGQEAWNCAKNESTCKSPTVNLRLDYVTNALVDHIVSFNSKNFHMNVISSTNITFQKVAVIAPDDSPKLNGIHVARSKGVTIKDVNIATSGDCISVGDGTSDLKVIDSECTSSHGISIGSLGLYPNEQPVTGVTVQGCTLTKAKYGVRIKSWADKYASRASGVKFSDITMEDVENPIIIDMMYCPSDGCNIKGISKVKLSDISFKGIKGTTPTIDAILLNCLPGSCTNIALADIDLKFTGTKGPAKANCTNIKPTLTGTVNPAGC from the exons ATGTTGTCAACCCTATTAACGATTCTAATTGTGTTATCTAGTGTAGAAGTGAAAGCGAAAGCACCGGTAACACCAGGTGAGGCTGGAGCAAAAGGAGGTGGAGGAGGGGATATAACAAAATTTGGAGCAAAACCTTATGCAGATTGTACTCAG gCTATAATGAATGCTTGGAAAGAGGCATGTGCAGCAGAAGGTTCCGGTGTAGTAACAGTTCCTGAAGGAACATTTGTGACAGGGCCAGTGACAATGACAGGTCCTTGCAAAGGGGAGATGACTTTTAACCTCGACGGAACCTTAGAGGCACCACCTAAACTAGCTACTCAGGGTTGGATTAGTTTTGACCATGTTGATAAACTAAGAGTAACTGGTACTGGAACACTAGATGGTCGAGGCCAAGAAGCGTGGAATTGTGCTAAGAACGAAAGTACCTGCAAGTCACCAACAGTT AACCTAAGGCTTGATTACGTAACTAATGCTCTTGTGGACCATATCGTATCCTTCAACAGTAAGAATTTCCATATGAATGTCATCTCTAGCACTAATATTACATTCCAAAAGGTTGCAGTAATTGCACCTGATGATAGCCCTAAGCTAAATGGAATTCACGTTGCAAGATCAAAAGGAGTTACCATTAAAGATGTTAACATTGCTACTAGTGGTGATTGCATCTCTGTTGGTGATGGAACATCAGATTTAAAAGTAATAGATTCTGAATGTACTTCTAGTCATGGAATTAGTATTGGAAGTTTAGGGCTTTATCCGAATGAGCAGCCTGTAACTGGCGTCACTGTTCAAGGATGCACCCTTACAAAAGCTAAATATGGTGTGAGAATTAAATCATGGGCAGACAAATACGCTTCTAGGGCATCAGGTGTAAAGTTTTCAGATATTACCATGGAAGATGTTGAGAATCCAATCATTATAGATATGATGTATTGTCCATCCGATGGATGCAATATAAAG ggtatatCAAAGGTCAAGCTTTCTGATATTTCCTTTAAAGGCATCAAGGGTACAACACCCACAattgatgcaattttactcaaTTGTTTGCCTGGAAGTTGCACAAACATTGCACTTGCTGACATTGATCTCAAATTTACTGGAACTAAAGGCCCTGCAAAAGctaattgtactaatattaaGCCAACTTTGACTGGAACCGTGAATCCTGCAGGATGTTAA